From the genome of Thiovibrio frasassiensis:
AAAACAAACACGGTGCTCGCCATCACGCTCATCGCCATTGGGATTCTGGCCCTTACCTATCAAGGGATCACCTACACGACAGAAGAGAAGGTCGTCGATCTCGGTCCTATCCAGATGACGGCGGAGAAGACGAAAACGCTTCCGCTGCCGCCGATTGTGGGGGCGGTTACGCTGGTGGCCGGTATTGTTTTGTTGGTCAGGGGCGGAAAAAGCGGCTGATGGCTACGGAATGTTGCAACAACGCAGAGATTGTTCCGCGCTTCTATTTGGTCACAAGGTGAAACTATGTGGAATCAGGATTGTTGGGCCGGCTGGGGACATGGCCCGGGGTTTGGCGGGATGATCATGATGTTGGTGTTTTGGGCGCTGATTATTGCCGGTATCGTTATGTTCGTTGACTGGATTAGAAAGAGGAAATTACCCCGCCATGGGGAGACGCCTCTGGACATTCTGAAAAAGCGTTATGCCCAGGGCGAGATCGACAAGGACGAATTCGACCGGATAAAAAAGGATCTGGAATCATAGGGCCTTCGGCTTCAAGGGATTGAGCCGTGTTCCCGTCCAGACAGCCGGGCCTGCATCAGTCGGTGCCCCGCACCAGGGCGGTCAGGGTTCGCACCGTTTCCTTCATCTGTTCCGCCTGCGCGTTCAGCTCTTCCGAGGCGCTGGCCGTTTCTTCGGCAGTGGCCGCGTTCTGCTGGGTCACCGTATCCAGCTCGGTAACCGCCAGATTCACCTGGCCGACCCCGGTGGCCTGTTCCTGTGAGGCATTGGCGATCTCGCTCATCAGCATGGCAATCTTGGCGGTGCTCTCGGCTGCTTCCCGGAAAGAGAGGTTGGTGGCCGACACCAGTTTGGAGCCTGCCTGCACCTTGCTCACCGTGCCCTCGATCAGCCCGGCGGTGTTTTTTGCCGCCTCCGAGGCCCGCATGGCCAGATTGCGCACCTCGTCGGCCACCACGGCAAAGCCGGCCCCGGCTTCCCCGGCCCGGGCCGCTTCCACCGCCGCATTCAGGGCCAGCAGGTTGGTCTGGAAGGCGATCTCGTCAATGGTTTTGACGATCTTGGAGGTCTCTTCGCTGGCCTTGGCAATCTCACCCATGGACTGGGTCAGCAAGCCCATGGATTCATTGGCCGTGTCGATCACTTGTCGGGCCTCGCCCGCCAGGGTATTGGCCTGAGCGACATTGTCGGCGTTCTGTTTGGTGACGGCGGCTATTTCTTCCAGGGAGGCCGAGGTTTCCTCGATGGCGGCGGCCTGATTCCCGGCGCCGTCCGCCAGGGACTGGCTCACGGAAGAGACCTGGCCCGCCGCTGCGTTCACCTCCGTCGCGCCGTTGGTCAGCTCATCGCTGATCTGTTCCAGGGTGCCTACGATGAGCGAGGAAAGATAGGCCGCCATCAAAACGCTGAGGGCAATGACGATCAGGGCCGAGCTTGCGGTGCTGATCAGCGAGGACCTGCCCTCCTGCATATGGCTGTCCGCCAGGGCTACAAGATCCGCCCCGAGCCAGGTTTCCACCTCTTTCATCAGTTCGATTTTTTTGGTTATGGTGTCAAACCAGTGCTCCGGTTGGATGCCGAAGCCGCCCTCCAGATGTCTGTCCAGGGCGACGGTCTCCATGGCGGCAACCTCCCCCACTGCCGGGGCGGTCATCTTTTCCTTGTAAAATTCCTTGGCTTGGTCCTCGGCAAAGGCCTGAAAAGTATCGAGAAAAACCTTCTGGGCCGAGAGGATTTCCACGCATTGCCGGTACATCCCGGGGGCGAAGCTGTCGTTGGCAAAGGTGTTGCTCAGCACCGCCCGCTCGATTCCCATTCGTTCCTTGGCCTCCACAAAATTGTAGTAGGCGGTGAGGGCCTTCATGATTTTCTGGTCCGGGCTGGTCCGGGCGATCATGGGGATGGTGCTCAGAAAGTCATGGATCACCCCGGTGTAAAAACCGATGGCCTCGGATCCGGCAATGGCCTGGGCATCGACCTGCTGGCGGAGCGTGGTGATTGTGCCGATTCCGGCCAGCGCGGTTTGCAATTTTTCGCGCAGGGCGGGATCTGCTTTGTCGGCCTTGGAATGGGCGAGAAAATCCTGGAGCGCCGCGATCCGTTGGTCGGTTTCCCCGCGCTGGGCCGGAAGGCGGTCCGCGAATTTCAGCCCCTTGCTGCCGAGAAAACCGGCGGTCATGCCCCGCTCCTTCTGAGCTTCGTGGGCAATCTCCGTGTTGAGGGCGGCGATGGCGGCCAGCTCCTTGAGGGACTCGGCTTGCCGGAGATTGGTGTAGCTCTCGGCGCTGTTGAGGAGGAGACTGGCGACCAGAAACAGCAGAGGCAGACAAACAAGCAGCCGCAACATGCCTTTGATGGTGAGTTGTTTGACGAAATTCATGGGCGTGGGATCCTTGTGGTCTGGTGTGCGTTTCCCCTCAACGTGATCACCGTAGCATGCCCACGAAACAACCGAACTGACTTAAGTCAAGGCTGAGTGATGTTCTCTGGAATTATCAGCATATTATCGCGACTGCAGGGGAAGCCCCGCACCCTTCCAGGCGCTGATGCCGCCCCCCAGGTTATAGATCTCCCCGTACCCCTTCCCGGAAAAATACTGGCCCACCGCATAACTGCGCCCGCCCACGGCGCAGATCAACAAAAGGGGCTGCCCGGTGGGCAGAGTCATTCTGCCTTGGGCCAGTTCGCCAAACGGCATGAGCTGCGAGCCGGCAATGGACCCCTCGTTCAGCTCCTGCGGCGAGCGGACATCCACCAGCACCAAGTCCTTGCGGCTTTCGATGAGGGCCTTGGCCTCCGGCGGGGACAGGGAGCGGAAGATGGGAGGCGCTTCTGAACCGGCAGGGACCTCTTGGTTTTCCGGCGGGTTATGGTCGGAGCAGGCGGCGGTGAGCAGAAGCAGGATCAGGACGGCGCTCAGGTGGAGATATCGTTTCATGGGGGGCCAATGGCTCTCAGGTTGTGCTGATTTGCTTTAAAGCGGCGAGCACGGTCTGGATCTCGGCTTCGGTGTTGAAAAAGCCGGGGGAAAGCCGCAGGGTGCCCTGGGGAAAGGTCCCGATGCTGCGGTGGGCCGCAGGCGCGCAATGGAGCCCGGCCCTGGCCATGATTGCGTAATTGCGGTCGAGGAGAAAGGCGAGATCGGATACGCTTTTGCCTGCCATGGTCAGGGAAACGGCCGAGCCTCTGTTGGCGCTGGCCGCTGGCCCGTGCACGGTGATGCCTTCTATCTGGCTTAACCCCTCCAGCAGCAGCCGGGTGAGATGCGCTTCGTGGCGCCGGATCGTTTCCCGGCCGGTTTTTTGAATAAAGGCCAAACCCGCGGCCAACCCGCCGATCCCGAGGGTATTGGGCGTTCCCGACTCAAAACAGTCCGGCATCTGTTGCGGCTGCTCCTCGAGTTCCGAATTGCTGCCCGTGCCGCCCATCTTGAGCGGCGGGGCCATAATCCCTTCCCGGAGGAGAAAGCCGCCGGTGCCGGGGGGGCCGAATAGCCCCTTGTGCCCGGTGAAGGCGAGAAAATCGATGCCCATCCCCTCCATCTTGAGGGGGAAAACCCCGGCGGACTGCGCCGCGTCCACCATCAGCAGCGCCCCGCCCTTGCGGACCCCGATGGCGGCAAGATCGGCCATGGCACCGGTCACATTGGAGACATGGTTGATGATGAGCAGCCGGGTTTTGTCGTGCAGGTGGTTGGGGATATCGTCCGGATCGATACCGCCGGTGATATCGGTGGGGAGAATCTCAAGGCGGATGCCCCGGGTTTTTTCCAGGTACCGCAGGGGGCGCATCACCGAGTTGTGTTCCATGCCCGTGGTCAGCACGTGGTCGCCGGGTTCGAGCAGCCCGAAAATCCCTACGTTAAGGGCCTCGGTCACATTGCTGGTGAATGCCACCCGGCTTGAGTCCGGGCAGTCGAAAAATTCGGCAATCCGTTCACGCGCTTCGAAGATCACCCGGCTGGCGGCCAGGGAAAAGCGGTGCGCCGAGCGGCCGGGGCTTAAGGAAATCTCCTGGATCAGCCGGTGCATGGCCTCTGCCACCTCCGGGGGCTTGGGAAAGGAGGTGGCGGCGTTGTCGAGATAGATGGGGGAAGATGAATCGGGCATAATGAGGGGGGAAGAGGTCTGCCGCCTTCAGTAGGGGCTGGCCACTTTGTTGGCCTGGGCCATGGCGTCCATGATTTCGAACATGTTGGTGACCTGGCCCACCAGCAGGGAGTCCTTGAGATGCAAAAAATCCAGGCAGGTACCGCAGGAATAAATTTCCACCCCCAGATCGGCCAGCTCGCGAAGGGGCGCGATCAGGTCGGATTCGGAGGCGGTGATTTTCACCCCGGTGTTGTAAAAGAAGATCTTGCCGGGCAGAGGGCTGAGGCTCTTGATCGTCTTGATATAGGCCCGCATGAGGATGTTGCCCAGTGCATCGTCGCCCCTGCCCATGGTCTCGGCGGGAATGACGTAGATCAAGGCGTTGCCGGGCAGGTCGCAACGGTACTCCTCCTCCGGGGCTGGCGTCTTGGCCGCGCCTTCATCTGTACCCTTGCTGATCGTGATGTGGCGGGTCTCTCCAGAGGAGCGAACTGCCACTGCGCACCCCATGCTTTTGCCGAAGCGTTCCAGGTTGCTTTGGGCTGCCTCGTTGTCAACCAGCACCTCCACCGAGCCTTGGCTCAGAGAGTCGAGCAGCTCTTTAGCCCGGATCACGGGTTGCGGGCAGGCCAAGCCCCTGCAGTCGAGGACCGTATTCATAGTGTGCCTCTGGCTACCCTTCAGTCGTTAAAGCTTATCTGGCTGACCAGATCGCGAATGATGTCCTGGGCGGCTGGGGCAAGCTCTGGTGCGGCGAAGCCGGTGTCGTAAAAATCAGGATTGATATCGTTGGAGCTCCACATGCTCTTGGCCTCGAAATAGAGATCCTTTTGCGAGAAATATCCCTCCGGCAGCATCATCCGCAGCCTGTAGTTCCGGTTGGTGGGAATGCGCTGCTTGCTCACCAGTTTGAGGCCGCTGGTGGTCAGATCGACGAGGTGTCCGAGGAGTTCGTTGGCGTCATCATCGTAGACCTCAAGGTAGTAGACAAGGTGTCTGCGCTTCAGGGACCGGGTTTCATCCGCCATGCTATTCTCCTAGGGGGCTGGGTTGGCAATGCAGGCCAGCATGTACTCGATGACCGCCTGAGGATTCATGCTGGAAGAATCGACAATAATCGCGTCCGCTGCGGGCTTGAGCGGGGCGTGCTCTCGCATGGAGTCATCATAGTCCCGTTTGCTGATCTGGTCCAGAATTTCCTGATAGTCAACACTTTGCCCTTTTTCCGCCAGCTGCTTTTGCCGGCGACGGGCCCGTTCCTCGGCCGAGGCGTTGAGAAAGAACTTGCAAAACGCCTTGGGGAAGACCACCGTTCCCATGTCGCGGCCCTCGGCGACAATTCCGCCCTCTTCTCCCAATTGTCGCTGCAGGGCGGTGAGCTTTTCCCGCACCAGCGGGTGGGCGGAAACCCGCGAGGCAACCATGCCCATCTCCGGGGTGCGGATGGCCTGGGAAACATCCTCGCCATTGAGCGCCACCCGCACATCCTCATCGCCGTTGGGGCTGAGGGTCAGCTCGATGGCGGCCAAACATTGTGTCAGCGATTCCGTGTCGGCCAGATCGATCCCCTGCCGTTCCAGAGCCAAGCCCACGGCCCGGTACATGGCGCCGGTGTCCAGATAGGTAAAATGGAGCTTCGCGGCCAGCCCCCGGCTGATCGTGCTTTTTCCGGCGCCCGAGGGGCCGTCGATGGTGATGATCCCCTTTGGCTCAAACACGCTCCACCTCGCCCAGGGCTGTGGTCAACGCCTTGATGAAGCGTTGGTTTTCCGCGGGCAGCCCCACGGTGATCCGGATATAGGTGGGGTAGCCGTAGGCGTTCATGGGCCGGACGATGACCCCTTGATGGAGCAGGGCTTCGTAGAGTTTCTTGCCGTCGGCCTTGACATCGATGAGGAAGAAATTGGTCTGGGAGGGAAAGGCGTGGCAGCCGAGTTTTTCCACCTCGCGGCTCAGCCAACTGATCCCCTCCCGGGTAAAGGCGATGGTTTTCTCGTAATGTTCGTCATCGCTCAAAGCGGCCAAGGCGCCTGCCTGGGCCGGGAGATTGACGTTGAACGGCTGCCGGACCCGGTGCAGATAGTCGGCGATATCGGCGTGCATCAAGCCGTAGCCCACCCTTAAGCCGGCCAAGCCGTAGGCCTTGGAAAAGGTGCGCAGGGCCACCACCGGCACCCGGTGTTTGAGGAAGTCCCGGGCATCGAGCCGCAGGCTCGGCTCGACAAAATCCACATACGCCTCGTCCAGGGCGACGATCACCTGATCCGGCACCTTGTCGAGAAAGGCTGCAAAGGATTCGTTGCTGAATACCGTGGCGCAGGGGTTGTTGGGGTTGTCGAGAAAGATGAGCCGGGTCTTCTCGTTGATCTGGCGCGCGATTTCGTCCAGGTCATGGTGCATGTCGACCAGGGGCACCACCCGGTTGACGCCGCCCTGGGCCTGGACCGCCTTCTGGTAGACGAGAAAGGTGGGCTGACTGGTGATCACCTCTTCGCCCGGAGCGAGAAAGGCGGCGATCAGCAGCTGGATCACTTCGTTGGAGCCGTTGCCGAAAACCAGCTGGTTGGGGGAGACGCCGATTTTCTCGGCCAGGGCCTGGGCCAGGTAGTAGCAGCTGCCGTCGGGATAGCGGTGCAGGTTTTTCAGGCTGTCGGTCACGGCGGCAACGGCCTTGGGCGACGGGCCCAGGGCGTTTTCATTGGAGGCCAGTTTGATGGAGCCGGTGATGCCGTACTCACGCTCCAACTCTTCCAGAGGTTTGCCCGGAGGATAGGGGATGAGGCTGGCGATATTGTCGCGGACAGGGAGTTTCATGGGGTAAATCCTCACTTCTCGGACAGGGCCACGAAACCGGTGAGGAGTGTACGATCCCTCCCTGGACCCCGTGGCTAGTTTCTTTTATAATTGCGGTTTGTTCCCTGCAAGACCGAGGCGTTGTTCCAGGGCATAAGCGGCCCGGAAGATTTTTTCCTCACTAAAATGAGAAGCCTGGAGTTGGAGGCCGATGGGCAACCCGCTGCTGCTCATCCCGCAGGGCACCGACATGCCGGGCAAACCGGCCAGATTGGTGCAAATGGTCAGGATATCGGAGAGATAGACGCTCAGCGGGTCATCGATCTTTGCCCCGATTTTCCAGGCCGGCGCCGGCGTGACCGGGGAGACCAGCAGATCGCACTGGCTGAAGGCCTTGGCGTAATCTTGCACGATCAGGGTGCGGACCTGGGAAGCCTTCTTGTAGTAGGCGTCATAATAGCCGGAAGAGAGGGCGTAGGTGCCGATGATGATCCGCCGTTTTACCTCCTCGCCGAAGCCCTGGGAGCGGCTGTGGCGGTACATCTCCAGCAGCTCGTCCTGGTCATGGTCGCGGAAGCCGTATCGGACCCCGTCGTAGCGGGCCAGATTGGAGCTGGCCTCGGCCGGGGCGATGATGTAGTAGGCCGCCACCCCGTATTCGGTGTGGGGCAGCGAGATCTCCACGGTTTTACCCCCCGCCTCTTCGAGCAGGGCTATGCCCCGGCGCACGGCCTCATCCACCTCGGGGTCAAGACCGGCCCCGAAGTATTCCTTGGGGATGCCGATGGTCAACCCCTTGCAATCGGGGGCAAGAGCCGCGGTGTAATCCGGGACCTTCTGGTTGACCGAGGTGGAATCACGCGGGTCGTAGCCGCTGATGGCGCCCAGCATGATGGCGGCGTCGCGCACATCCTTGGCGAGCGGCCCGACCTGATCCAGGGACGAGGCATAGGCCAGCAACCCAAAGCGGGAGACCCTTCCGTAGGTGGGTTTGATCCCGACGATGCCGCAGTGGGAGGCGGGCTGGCGGATGGAGCCGCCGGTGTCCGAGCCCAGGGAGGCGATGCATTCGTCCGCCGCCACCGAGGCCGCCGAGCCGCCGCTGGAACCGCCGCAGACATGGGCGAGGTTCCAGGGATTTTTCGGTGTCCCGTAGGCGCAGTTTTCATTGGCCGAGCCCATGGCAAACTCATCCATGCTTACCTTGCCGAGGATCACCGCGCCATTGTTGCGGAGTTTTTCCACCACCGTGGCGTCGTAGGGGGGGATGAAGGGTTCAAGGATCTTGGAGCCGGCAGTGGTGCGCAGCCCTTTGGTGCAGAGGACATCCTTGATGGAGAGGGGGATGCCGCACAGGCTTCCGCCCTCGCCCCGTTGCCGCTGGGTATCCGCGGCCGCGGCTTGGGCGAGAGCGCCGTCGCGGTCCAGGGTGATATAGGCGTTGACCTTTGGTTCCACCCCGTCGATGCGGTCAAGCACCGAACGGGTCAGCTCCAGGGAGGAGATCTCTCCGGAGGCAAGGAGATCCTGCAAGGCATGAATGGTTAAGGCGTGGAGTTCCATAATGCACCGTACCGCTGCTGATTTTCCGGATGTCCGCTATTGGCGCGGAGAGCGCGAATAAAAACGGACCTCGGAAAGGAGGTCCGTAACGGGCAGGCAAACACGTATTTCGTTGCCGTTAACACTGACTGTCACGGCGTCTAAATAACCTTGGGCACCACGAAAGCCTCGCCGTTCTGCAGCGGACCATTGGCCAAGGCTTCTTGCTGGGGCAAGGATTCTCGGGTTTCATCTGCGCGGAAGGCATTATGGATGGCCAGGGCATGGGTCGTGGGCTGAACAGAGGTGGTGTCCAGCTCGCCCAGTTTTTCCACATAGCTGAGAATGCCATCCAGCTGCAGGGTGGTTTTTTCCACCTCTGCTTCCGACAGGGAAAGCCGCGCCAGTTTGGCGACATATCGTACTTCTTCCGGGGTGATTTTCATGCTCTGATTTGTAACGTATTCAGCCGGGCAAGTCAATCCCTGATGGCTTTGCAAGAGGGGATGATGAGACAGGTCCGCGATATAAATTTAAAGAAGCCAAAGTGGCCACTGTCGCCGGTGGTTTTTACTTCCTGTTGGAAGCGCGGCTGTTGCGAAGTCTGCGATTTCAACAATGCCGTGCGGGGCTTGGTCGTTTTCCCGCGAAGCCCAGAGGGTTAGTTTGTGCTCATTTTCGCTTGGTTCTCGAGAACCTCGGTAAAGACCCGCACCACCTCGGGGTCAAACTGGCTCCCGGCGCAGCGCCGCATTTCGGTAATGGCCGCCTTGAGCTCCAGGTTCTGTTTGTAACTGCGCTTGGAGGTCATGGCGTCATAGCTGTCCGCCACGGTGATGATCTTGGTCAACAGGTTGATCTCATCGCCACCCAAACCGTCGGGATACCCCTTGCCGTCCATGCGTTCGTGGTGGTGGCGGACGAGGAAGAGCTCTTCTTTCATGAAGGTCAGGGGCTTGATGATGTTGGCCCCGACCTCCGGATGTTTTTTCATCAGCAGCCATTCTTCATCGGTGAGCGGCCCGGGTTTGCGGATGTAGTTGACATCCACCACCAGCTTGCCGATGTCGTGCACCTTGCAGGCCCGATCCAGGACGGTCATATCGTCCTGCCCCAACCGCATGGCCCGGCCAATCTCCATGGCATAGAGATTGACCCGGGTGGTATGGCCCGCGGTATACATGTCCTTTTCTTCCAGGGCGGTTTGCAGGGTGAGCATGGTGTTCAGGGCGGAGATTTCCAGATTTTCGTTGTATTCTTCCAGCAGCCTGTTTTTTTCCGCCAGCTCCTTGGTTTTGTTGCGCACCTCGGTTTCCAGGTTTTCCTTGTAGGCCTTCTCCTGGAGGACGTACATCCGTTTTTCAATGGCCCGTTTGACCTTGATGTTGAAGATGTCCAGATCTTCGATGGGCTTGGGGATGAAGTCGTAGGCCCCCAGGTTGATGGCCTTGACCGCATACTCCATGGAGCCCGCGCCGGTGAGAAAGATCACCGGGATCCCGTAATTCCGCTCGTTGATGAACTTGAGGGTTTCAAAGCCGTCCAAGCCGGGCATGTTGATGTCGAGGATGATGAGATCGAAATCGCCGTTCAGGGCTGCCAGGGCATCTTCGCCGCTGGCGCAGGGTACGACCGAGTGGCCGAACATGGTGAGGATCTTGTAGACGGCCTCCCGAACCAGGGTGTCGTCGTCTGCGATGAGGATTTTTGCCTGTGCCATGGTGAAGTGATCCTTAGGGGTGTGTATAACCACGGCCCGTCTGGCCGCAATGACTATCATTTTTATAACACAGAGTTTCCTTTAAAAAGTCCAGTGTTTTTTTGCCGTAGCCAGGGCCGCATCCAGTGCGGGTAAGGCCCTTTTTGTCTGGGTTAGGGCGGTGCATGCCGCGGGGCTGAGTTCTCCCGTTCCGGCCATTTCATGGAGGCTGGCCAGCACGCCATCGGCAAGGCCTTGCAGAAAGTAGCCTCCCTCCAGCACCAAGACCAGCCTGCCATCGCAGAGTTCCGCGGCCAGGTCGACCATCACCTTGGTCATGTAGGCAAAGCCGGTGGTGGTAACCGCCATGGTGCCAAGGGGGTCGGAGACATGGGTATCGTAACCGGCGGAGACCATGAGGCAGTCCGGCTTGTACTGGCGGGCCACCGGGGCAATGAGCTCGTTCATGATTCGGGCAAAGTCCTGATCGCCTTGGCCGCCTGGCAACGGGACATTGAGGGTGTAGCCCTTGCCCTTGCCCGCGCCGGTTTCCGCAAGGGAGCCGGTGCCGGGATAATACGGGTACTGGTGGGTGGAGCAGTACAGCACCTCGTCGGTGTCGTAAAAGGAGTGCTGGGTGCCGTTGCCGTGGTGCAAATCCCAGTCGAAGATGAGGATCCGCTCCATGCCGAGATGTTTCAGGCCATAGCGGGCGCCGATGGCGACATTGTTGAACAGGCAGAAACCTCTGGCGATGTCCGCTTCGGCATGATGTCCGGGGGGACGCACTAGGGCTGCGGCATTGTCGGCCTGGCCGGCGGCCACCAGTTTGAGGCCGGTGATCACCGCACCGGCGGCAAGCACCGCCGCCTCGTAGGAACGGGGCGAGGTGTGGGTATCGGGGTCCAGCGCATCGAACTGCTTGCCCGCTGTTTCGGCCACCCGTTCGATGTAAGCGGGGGTATGGTTCAGGGCCAGATCATCGTAGCCGGCAGGCTCGCATTCGGGGAAAAGATAGGCCCCAGTCTCTTCCGGCCGGGCCAAGGCCTGGTAAATGGCAGTAAGGCGCTCCGGGCTTTCCACGTGGTCGTAACCCGGATCATGTTCAAGAAAGAGCGGATCCTTCAGAACCGCGGTTTTTCGGCGCATGGTGTTTGTTTCCTTAATAGTGTTTTGGCCATCCAGATGACGACATTATTGTTGTACACGGCTAAACTGGATGGTGCGGGTTTCGGTGACAAGATAATCGAGCTGCTCATCGTGGTTTTTAAGGGGCACCGCCGCAACCACCTGGAGATCAAAGGCCAGGCCGATCCGCAGGGCCTGGGGCGCCGCCGTCTGGAGAAAGCGGTCATAATAGCCGCCGCCGTAACCCAGCCGTCCTCCCTTGGCGTCAAAGACGCTGCCCGGCGTCACCACCACCTCGATGGAGGCAGGGTCCACCAGGGGCAAAGATTCTAATGGTTCCGGAATGGAGCAATAGCCCGGGGCAAGATCCCGGATTATATCGGTGATGGCATAGGGCAGCAGTCGGTGTTCCGCAGGCAGGGTCAGGGGCACGCTCACCGTTACCCCCCTGTCCAGGCAATGCGTGATGAGCCCCAGGGTTTCCACTTCGCTCCGGAAGCTGACATAGGTGAAAATGGTGCGGGCAGCGGCAAATTCCGGCAGAGCGAGAAGGCGTTCGGTAATAGCCCGGCTTTTACGCTGTCTTTCTCCCGCCAAGAGGGTATCGCGGGCGGCCAATATCTTTGTCCGCAGGGTGGTTCGCTCTTCTGCCATTATTGCTCCTTGTCTCAATCCCTCGGATTATAACGCAACAGCGTGCAGAGGCGAACTTTTTTGTTTTGTGCTTTGCGCGGATTGCTGCTTTGCGGTATATTGAAGGAAATGATTAAATTCCAGACGGAAAGAGCGGGAGACGCATCCATGTTTGAAGAATGGCAACGATTGGAGCAGGACGGAATCCCGGTATATGTGCAGCCGGAAAAGCCGGACTGGTTCGTGCCCGATCACCTGGCCGACTGCTTGTTGCAGGAACTGCAACAGGGGGGGAATTATGGTGCCGATAACGAGTCATCTGAAAAAGATCTTTCTCTCCGGAGACTGACGCGCCAACGACTTGTCTCCCAGCTTGGTGACGGGGCGGTTGCTCCGTACCCTGGCCGATACCCACTTCTTGCCCTGAACAGTCTGAAGGAATGCTGGTTTCACCTCACCGACCGCTGCAATCTGGCTTGTCGTCATTGTCTGTTCGGCGCTTCCCCGGCCCAGGCGGCCACCCTTACCCCGGAGGCCTTGGCCCAGGGTATCGGGGAGGCCAGAGATCTTGGTTGCACCCTCTTCTATTTCACCGGCGGCGAACCTTTTGTCTATCAGGGGTTTGTCCCCATGGTGGCCGAGGTGCTTGCTGAGCCAGAGGTCCATGTGGTGGTGCTCAGCAATGGGTTGCTGATCCGGGAACACCTCGGCGCGCTTATATCCTTGCCCAGGGAACGATTCCATCTGCAGCTCAGCATGGATGGGCTGGCGGAGCAGCATGATGCCTTACGCGGCAAGGGCACCTTTGCCGGATTGCTGGAGAATTTGGAATTGCTCAAGGAAGCGGGTTTTCCGGTGACTCTGTCCGTGGCGGTGAACCGGAGCAATGTTGGCGAATTGGCTGAGCTTGTCGCCTTTGCCGCCGATCGGGGGATCGATAATATCCATCTGCTCTGGCATTTTGTCCGGGGCAAGGGGAGTCTGGAGCAGTTCGTCTCCCCTGCCCAGATTCTCCCCGAGCTGATCCGGGCCCAGGAGATGGCGGAAAAATGCGGGGTGCGCATCGACAATGTGGAAACCCTGCGCAGTCAGGTATTCAGCACCCCCTCCACTCGGCATGATCTCTCCAACACGGCTTGGGAATCACTGGCCGTGGGGCCGGACGGCATGATCTACCCCTCTCCAGCCCTGGTGGGCATGGCGGACTTGGCCTGCGGCGCTTTGGCCGATGGGTTGGAAACGGTTTGGCGCCAGAGCCCGGTGCTGGAGAAGATTCGTAAGGCAAGCCTGCTGGCAAGCGAGCGTTATCTGGCAAACCCCTTGCGTTTTTTGGTGGGCGGAGGTGATCTGGATCACAGCTACCTGGCCGGCGTTGCTCTGGTTGGGCACGATCCCTATGTGGAGTTATACAATACCCTGGCCCTTTGGCTGATCAGCAGGCAGGCCCGTCAATATCCCGTGCGCACCCAGGGGGAAATCCTCCTGCGCATGGGCGAGGTGCGCTACGATTGCCCGGATGGTGGGCAGGAGGTGGCGCTCACCCATTGCAACTGCGTGCTCTCTCTCTCCGATGACCAAGGACACGCCATGGTGCGGGAGTTTTACGGGAGGGCCGCCATAACCGCCAACGAGGAGATCGTCAATCCCTTTGCCCCGGACCAGGCCCTGGCCAATTTTATCCCGGCCGATTCCCGGAAGAAATCCTACGGTTGCGGCAGTCCGGTCAAGGATGCCGAGCCGCAACCCGGTGAGGTGCTGGTGGACCTGGGGAGCGGCAGCGGGGTCGAGTGCTTCATGGCCGCAGCCAAGGTGGGGCCATCCGGGCGGGTGATCGGCATCGATATGACCGAGGAGATGCTCCATCTGGCCGGGGTGGCCAAGGCAACGGTGGCGAGCCGACTGGGCTATGACAATGTGGAGTTCAAAAAAGGGTTTCTCGAAGATATTCCCCTGCCGGACACCACTGCCGATGTGGTGATTTCCAACTGCGTGATCAATCTCAGTCCG
Proteins encoded in this window:
- a CDS encoding DUF5714 domain-containing protein: MFEEWQRLEQDGIPVYVQPEKPDWFVPDHLADCLLQELQQGGNYGADNESSEKDLSLRRLTRQRLVSQLGDGAVAPYPGRYPLLALNSLKECWFHLTDRCNLACRHCLFGASPAQAATLTPEALAQGIGEARDLGCTLFYFTGGEPFVYQGFVPMVAEVLAEPEVHVVVLSNGLLIREHLGALISLPRERFHLQLSMDGLAEQHDALRGKGTFAGLLENLELLKEAGFPVTLSVAVNRSNVGELAELVAFAADRGIDNIHLLWHFVRGKGSLEQFVSPAQILPELIRAQEMAEKCGVRIDNVETLRSQVFSTPSTRHDLSNTAWESLAVGPDGMIYPSPALVGMADLACGALADGLETVWRQSPVLEKIRKASLLASERYLANPLRFLVGGGDLDHSYLAGVALVGHDPYVELYNTLALWLISRQARQYPVRTQGEILLRMGEVRYDCPDGGQEVALTHCNCVLSLSDDQGHAMVREFYGRAAITANEEIVNPFAPDQALANFIPADSRKKSYGCGSPVKDAEPQPGEVLVDLGSGSGVECFMAAAKVGPSGRVIGIDMTEEMLHLAGVAKATVASRLGYDNVEFKKGFLEDIPLPDTTADVVISNCVINLSPDKRQTLHEIFRILKPGGRLVVSDIVTDEPIPVAIKNNEQFRGECLGGALRQEDLLAMLRGAGFAGVSLIKRFPYRVEGETRFYSLTFRAYRPEEERKVEVIYRGPFAAVWTESGALLLKGERTQVALSEAESLAESLFVLDGQGAVTNLAQENSCCAPSSEGPLRQSGSCCDTGQKEAPSKIIALPSLRQPVGGRHHSGCMACGKEIGYLAHEREVACHYCGGVKRTNAVCVEGHYICDGCHQQDGLSAIRLLCAETKEQDMLLLLDTIRRHPAIPLHGPEHHAMVPGIILATYRNLGGQISREDILTGIERGSKVPGGVCGFWGNCGAAAGVGIAFSVLLAATPLTPKPRQQVQEITSRVLGEIALTQGARCCQRETVTALREAALLSRHLLPISLLAEADFFCKQFSTNRECIAGQCSLWPKAVLQVGGRQ
- a CDS encoding 5-formyltetrahydrofolate cyclo-ligase; amino-acid sequence: MAEERTTLRTKILAARDTLLAGERQRKSRAITERLLALPEFAAARTIFTYVSFRSEVETLGLITHCLDRGVTVSVPLTLPAEHRLLPYAITDIIRDLAPGYCSIPEPLESLPLVDPASIEVVVTPGSVFDAKGGRLGYGGGYYDRFLQTAAPQALRIGLAFDLQVVAAVPLKNHDEQLDYLVTETRTIQFSRVQQ